The Williamsia sp. DF01-3 genome has a window encoding:
- a CDS encoding molybdenum cofactor biosysynthesis protein, whose product MLYEYRFDVVSFLVSPAHAYFGRAKDGPAAHVATQTPDSVEIVADKGIRGDRFFGVRAHTEAAVTFLALEAWEAAAGGVDPAVARRNVMVRGLELDPLRAEEFEIDSGDGPVRFRGGRPAHPCSWMDSMAGDGTRKALIGRGGLRAQPLTSGILTTGPAIIRCNTELDPSRAADQVRRAQPT is encoded by the coding sequence ATGCTCTACGAATACCGCTTCGACGTGGTGTCGTTTCTCGTCTCCCCCGCCCACGCGTACTTCGGTCGAGCGAAAGACGGACCTGCGGCGCACGTTGCCACCCAGACACCCGATTCCGTCGAGATCGTGGCAGACAAGGGTATTCGCGGTGACCGCTTCTTCGGCGTCCGTGCCCATACCGAAGCAGCGGTGACCTTTCTGGCGCTCGAAGCGTGGGAGGCCGCGGCTGGTGGTGTCGACCCCGCCGTGGCCCGGCGCAACGTGATGGTGCGCGGACTCGAGCTCGATCCGCTGCGCGCTGAGGAGTTCGAGATCGACTCCGGTGACGGCCCGGTTCGGTTCCGTGGCGGCCGGCCCGCACATCCGTGCAGCTGGATGGATTCGATGGCCGGCGACGGCACCAGAAAAGCGCTCATCGGCCGGGGTGGGTTGCGTGCGCAGCCACTGACCTCCGGGATCCTCACAACTGGCCCCGCGATCATTCGATGCAACACGGAACTGGATCCTTCCCGGGCCGCAGATCAGGTGCGCCGGGCGCAACCGACCTGA
- a CDS encoding phosphotransferase produces the protein MTKPVFRRQEKQLLSSIAHVIPQLGRDVDEITEVKPLLGRNISGQITFEGSRTVFIKRMTGLGAVDRYTRSVSFHDAIDVSDAPAHTATPALLARDNDSHTVVYEFIDDAVSAGQLLRDDDIDFATLERVGRCVAGLHCLPVRDASVTDHTTPFFPPHGPNAISTQMYYGSTMGQLDMWRIIQSDSGLRAALDQLATTSTPKVPIHGDLRGDQILLAGETNWILDWEDFRLQDGARDVGALMGEVFYHRMRKSLASFAGGDEESVTDTEIIERGTTALAEATPGARAVWDAYRAVRADAADPEFVARSVQYFGWQLFDRALAAGTYFGRLSALDRALAGIGREAILGGGDYAEALGMTEGRVAA, from the coding sequence ATGACAAAACCCGTGTTCCGGCGGCAAGAGAAGCAACTCCTCTCCTCGATCGCGCACGTGATCCCGCAGTTGGGCCGAGATGTCGATGAGATCACTGAGGTCAAACCCCTGCTCGGCCGCAACATCAGCGGCCAGATCACCTTCGAGGGCTCGCGCACCGTGTTCATCAAACGCATGACCGGACTGGGCGCGGTGGACCGGTACACCCGAAGTGTGTCCTTCCACGATGCGATCGATGTGTCCGACGCGCCCGCTCACACTGCGACGCCCGCACTTCTCGCTCGCGACAACGATAGTCACACGGTGGTGTACGAGTTCATCGACGACGCGGTCAGTGCGGGTCAACTGCTTCGAGACGACGACATCGACTTCGCAACCCTCGAACGTGTCGGCCGATGCGTCGCGGGACTGCATTGCCTGCCGGTGCGCGATGCCTCGGTGACCGACCACACCACACCGTTCTTCCCGCCACACGGACCGAACGCCATCTCCACCCAGATGTACTACGGGTCCACCATGGGCCAGCTCGACATGTGGCGAATAATCCAGTCCGATTCAGGTTTACGGGCAGCGCTCGACCAGCTCGCGACCACATCGACGCCGAAGGTGCCCATCCACGGAGATCTGCGCGGGGACCAGATCCTGCTGGCCGGCGAGACCAACTGGATCCTCGACTGGGAGGATTTCCGGCTCCAGGACGGCGCCCGCGACGTCGGCGCTCTGATGGGCGAGGTGTTCTACCATCGGATGCGAAAGAGCCTGGCCTCGTTTGCAGGCGGCGACGAAGAATCGGTCACCGACACCGAGATCATCGAGCGGGGTACGACTGCACTGGCCGAGGCGACGCCGGGTGCCCGTGCGGTATGGGACGCATACCGCGCGGTCCGGGCCGACGCGGCCGACCCCGAGTTCGTTGCGCGAAGTGTTCAGTACTTCGGCTGGCAACTGTTCGATCGGGCGCTTGCGGCCGGAACGTACTTCGGTCGGTTGTCTGCACTCGATCGCGCGCTGGCAGGCATCGGCCGCGAGGCCATTCTCGGCGGCGGCGACTACGCCGAGGCGCTCGGCATGACCGAGGGGAGGGTCGCGGCGTGA
- a CDS encoding MDR family MFS transporter, protein MKPVTENVTVGAEAPRKNGGSPAGSVLLISLLLVATFVVILNETILSVALPTLMVDLDISAPTAQWLTSGFLLTMAILIPTTGFILQRFALRSVYIAAMAAFTVGTLVAALAPGFELLMVARVIQASGTALMIPLLMTTILTVVPEHSRGRVMGLVTIVISVAPAIGPTVSGLILQSLSWRAMFWIVLPIAVVVTIMGGIFVRNVTEPRAAHLDVISVPLSALGFGGIVYGLSSIGESASGHAPVPPWLPLTIGVVSLALFVARQLKLVQKGRALLDLRTFAVGSFRLAVGLMGGFMLTLFGALILLPLYLQNVLDKDVLTTGLVLLPGGLVMGLLGPLVGGLYDKWGARPLVLPGAIAMSAGTWLLATLDSESELYTVIIAHVILSAGIAFGLTPLMTSALGSLPPELYSHGSATVSTVQQVAGAAGTALFITLMTRGTESSFDDGSNAVVANADGIHLAFLVGGIMSVVLVLAATMVRSAKRPAASEADVEPEHAVAE, encoded by the coding sequence ATGAAACCTGTGACCGAAAACGTGACCGTGGGCGCTGAGGCGCCACGGAAGAATGGCGGAAGTCCCGCGGGCAGCGTGCTTTTGATCAGCCTCCTGCTCGTGGCGACTTTCGTGGTGATCCTGAACGAGACGATCCTCAGCGTTGCACTACCGACCCTGATGGTGGATCTGGACATCAGTGCGCCCACGGCGCAGTGGTTGACCAGCGGCTTCTTGCTGACCATGGCGATCCTGATCCCGACCACCGGGTTCATCCTGCAGCGCTTCGCGCTCAGGTCCGTCTACATAGCGGCGATGGCCGCGTTCACCGTGGGAACGCTGGTCGCTGCGTTGGCGCCCGGTTTCGAGCTGTTGATGGTCGCTCGCGTCATCCAGGCCTCGGGCACCGCGCTCATGATCCCGCTACTGATGACCACCATCCTGACCGTCGTACCCGAGCACTCCCGTGGGCGGGTGATGGGCTTGGTGACCATCGTGATCTCGGTGGCACCGGCGATCGGACCCACCGTGTCCGGTTTGATCCTCCAGTCGCTGAGTTGGCGAGCGATGTTCTGGATCGTCCTGCCGATCGCCGTGGTGGTCACCATCATGGGCGGGATCTTCGTCCGCAATGTCACCGAGCCGCGGGCCGCGCACCTCGACGTGATCTCTGTTCCGTTGTCCGCCCTCGGATTCGGTGGAATCGTCTACGGGCTGAGCAGCATCGGCGAGTCTGCGTCCGGGCACGCACCGGTGCCACCGTGGCTGCCGCTGACCATCGGCGTGGTGTCGCTGGCACTGTTCGTCGCCCGCCAGCTCAAGCTCGTCCAGAAGGGCCGCGCGCTTCTCGATCTGCGCACCTTTGCGGTCGGGTCGTTCCGTCTGGCCGTGGGCCTGATGGGCGGATTCATGTTGACGTTGTTCGGCGCCCTCATCCTGTTGCCGCTGTACCTGCAGAACGTGCTCGACAAAGACGTACTGACAACCGGTTTGGTGTTGCTGCCCGGTGGTCTGGTGATGGGTCTGCTCGGACCTCTGGTGGGTGGTCTCTACGACAAATGGGGTGCCCGGCCACTGGTGCTCCCCGGCGCGATCGCGATGAGTGCGGGCACGTGGCTGCTGGCCACCCTCGACTCCGAATCCGAGCTGTACACCGTCATCATCGCGCATGTGATCCTGAGCGCGGGAATCGCTTTCGGGCTCACCCCGTTGATGACATCGGCGCTGGGATCGCTTCCGCCGGAGCTGTACTCGCACGGCAGCGCAACCGTGAGCACAGTGCAACAGGTCGCCGGAGCCGCGGGTACCGCCTTGTTCATCACATTGATGACGCGGGGAACGGAGTCGTCGTTCGACGACGGCAGCAATGCGGTCGTCGCGAACGCCGACGGTATCCACCTCGCGTTCCTCGTCGGTGGGATCATGTCGGTGGTCCTGGTCCTCGCGGCGACGATGGTGCGATCGGCGAAACGACCGGCGGCATCCGAAGCCGACGTCGAACCGGAGCATGCTGTCGCCGAGTAG
- a CDS encoding class I SAM-dependent methyltransferase produces the protein MSGEDLYPARIAQIYDLLYPDFFNDTATFCEFVRSRAKGNRVLEFGVGTGRIAMPLVENGFEVTGLDVSSEMLAKLKEKDVDGRVEVVEQDFITERVEGTFDAVLLMINTLFVAKTLDEQVAVFANAAANLTDDGFFLVETFNPNHYHGLRQPDVQMRQLDASTTQLEQYVAEPSRQLLIAQNLVFRDGEQFNYTHVLRYLFPYEMDAVARNAGLTLAERWADWGSTPFGPDSPRCLSLYRKDVPS, from the coding sequence ATGTCTGGAGAAGATCTCTACCCCGCCCGGATCGCACAGATCTACGATCTGCTCTATCCGGACTTTTTCAATGACACCGCAACATTCTGTGAGTTCGTCAGGTCGCGGGCCAAGGGCAATCGAGTTCTCGAGTTCGGAGTGGGGACGGGCCGGATCGCAATGCCATTGGTAGAAAACGGGTTTGAGGTGACCGGCCTCGATGTCTCCAGCGAAATGCTGGCGAAGTTGAAGGAGAAAGACGTTGATGGGAGGGTCGAGGTGGTGGAGCAAGACTTCATCACCGAGAGGGTCGAAGGAACATTCGATGCCGTCCTGCTCATGATAAACACCCTGTTCGTCGCGAAGACCCTGGACGAGCAGGTCGCGGTATTCGCCAATGCCGCAGCCAATCTCACTGACGACGGGTTCTTCTTGGTGGAGACCTTCAATCCCAACCACTACCATGGTCTTCGCCAACCGGACGTGCAGATGCGCCAGCTCGACGCCTCCACCACCCAGCTGGAGCAGTACGTGGCCGAGCCGAGCCGGCAGTTGCTCATCGCCCAGAACCTCGTCTTCCGAGATGGCGAACAGTTCAATTACACGCACGTCCTCAGATACCTGTTCCCCTACGAGATGGACGCCGTTGCCCGCAACGCGGGTCTGACATTGGCCGAGCGCTGGGCTGATTGGGGCAGTACACCTTTCGGCCCCGACAGCCCACGCTGCCTGTCGCTGTACCGCAAAGACGTGCCGTCATGA
- a CDS encoding SDR family oxidoreductase — translation MTEVTQGMSRNLFDVAGKTALVTGGTSGIGAMIAHGLHDHGARVVIAGRKQPALEAAEADGLMAIQADLSTTEGCRELAEKVADRVDGLDILVNNAGATWGAPLDEFPDSAWSRVLDLNVRAPFVLTQALLPMLERTATADDPSRVVMIGSIDGIRVPRTASYSYSASKAAVHQLTRHLARDLSERHVTVNAIAPGPFESRMMAPILKDLRAEIEAASPLGRIGRPDDMVGAVIYLASRAGSYLTGTVIPVDGGMATTL, via the coding sequence ATGACTGAAGTGACTCAGGGCATGAGCCGCAACCTATTTGACGTCGCAGGCAAGACTGCGCTGGTCACCGGCGGTACCAGCGGTATAGGGGCGATGATCGCCCACGGACTGCACGATCACGGCGCACGCGTTGTCATCGCAGGACGAAAGCAGCCGGCGCTCGAAGCGGCCGAGGCCGACGGCTTGATGGCGATCCAGGCCGATCTCTCGACAACAGAAGGCTGTCGCGAACTGGCCGAGAAGGTTGCCGACCGGGTGGACGGTCTGGACATCCTGGTCAACAACGCCGGCGCCACGTGGGGTGCTCCGCTGGATGAATTCCCGGACTCGGCGTGGTCCCGCGTCCTGGATCTGAATGTTCGGGCGCCGTTTGTCCTGACGCAGGCCCTGCTCCCGATGCTGGAGCGAACGGCCACCGCAGACGATCCTTCGCGGGTGGTCATGATCGGCAGCATCGACGGAATCCGCGTGCCGCGCACAGCTTCCTACTCCTACTCGGCGAGCAAGGCCGCCGTACACCAGCTCACGCGCCACCTGGCCCGCGATCTCAGCGAGCGTCACGTGACCGTCAACGCCATAGCGCCAGGACCATTCGAGTCGCGGATGATGGCGCCCATCCTCAAAGACCTTCGCGCCGAGATCGAGGCTGCGTCGCCGTTGGGTCGGATCGGCCGTCCGGACGACATGGTCGGCGCTGTCATCTACCTGGCGAGCCGTGCGGGCTCCTATCTCACCGGCACAGTGATTCCGGTGGACGGCGGGATGGCGACAACGCTGTAG
- a CDS encoding TetR family transcriptional regulator, which translates to MTAQPLAAPDLRTRRRTETRLQIQQAALDLFEQQGFEVTTVDEIAASAGVSSRTFFRYFATKEDSVLFDMYGFDEALRACVAGAEPGRFELADVERALEGVIASIREEQGELATTILRIQKLVSANPSLSKAAMGRCADSSHHLLTLIDDDGTPGRRSHIRMILEIAQLALQCAFDEWVNSCAPSLPDADLLTIYRQVCARVRQL; encoded by the coding sequence ATGACAGCCCAGCCGCTCGCCGCGCCCGATCTGCGCACGCGACGTCGCACCGAGACTCGCTTGCAGATTCAGCAGGCCGCGCTGGACCTGTTCGAGCAGCAGGGCTTCGAGGTGACCACCGTCGACGAGATCGCGGCCTCTGCGGGCGTGTCCTCGCGGACCTTCTTCCGCTATTTCGCCACCAAAGAGGACTCGGTCCTGTTCGACATGTACGGCTTCGACGAGGCCTTGCGAGCCTGCGTCGCAGGCGCCGAACCCGGACGATTTGAACTCGCGGACGTCGAGCGGGCCCTCGAGGGCGTCATCGCGAGCATTCGCGAAGAGCAGGGTGAACTGGCAACCACGATCCTGCGAATTCAGAAACTGGTGTCGGCCAATCCGTCGTTGAGCAAAGCGGCCATGGGCCGGTGCGCGGACTCATCGCATCACCTACTCACACTGATCGACGACGACGGTACGCCCGGGCGGCGCTCCCACATCCGGATGATCCTCGAGATCGCACAGTTGGCCCTGCAATGTGCCTTCGACGAGTGGGTCAACTCGTGCGCCCCGAGCCTGCCGGACGCCGACTTGCTGACCATCTATCGCCAGGTGTGCGCACGGGTTCGCCAGCTCTGA
- a CDS encoding alpha/beta fold hydrolase, whose amino-acid sequence MINVERHSINPVTDWSDARRVARLRSTRLGSNWRRFGRLRRGALRVGLLLVALSILCAHYYALDVQPERERLALTHPRLHHVHDARDPLDSGTAVVDLVGLGNVDASDTARSLPAFTAIGQVWAVQYDNAGLDTAVISRLVTQHSRRAGVSKIVVAGHSMGGIIALEVAKHLYEDGDLEVRAVILDCTPIDLHAVRAESRDAGEDMLRWMGWVPGARESRALRLVVETVARRDRYLFRPSDGHPLMDTGELTGVVKEVLRKKLLSDDTASNGLIESQFKAIVASGAQNDLQTLTTESGDRTPPAIIFMRPAFGADDPVVDVDYSQQVLLDDIAGTDARLLVVRMAGTGHANPKQQPGIYNAAIDTKVAPFLDRMDKRTDTSVMITPDIDVAGAVSSP is encoded by the coding sequence ATGATTAATGTCGAGCGTCACTCCATTAATCCAGTCACCGACTGGAGCGATGCCCGACGCGTGGCTCGCCTTCGATCGACCCGGCTCGGCAGCAATTGGCGACGGTTCGGCCGTCTGCGGCGCGGGGCTCTGCGTGTAGGGCTCTTGCTCGTTGCGCTGTCGATTCTGTGCGCCCACTACTACGCGCTGGATGTGCAGCCCGAGCGCGAACGTCTGGCGTTGACCCATCCCCGCCTCCATCACGTCCACGATGCTCGGGATCCACTCGACAGCGGTACAGCAGTGGTCGACCTGGTCGGACTGGGCAATGTCGACGCCAGTGACACGGCGCGGTCCCTCCCGGCATTCACGGCCATCGGCCAGGTGTGGGCGGTGCAGTACGACAATGCAGGTCTGGACACGGCCGTCATCAGCCGGCTGGTCACTCAGCATTCCCGTCGGGCGGGCGTCAGCAAGATCGTTGTCGCCGGCCACAGCATGGGCGGCATCATCGCCTTGGAAGTCGCCAAGCACCTCTACGAGGACGGGGACCTCGAAGTCCGGGCCGTGATACTCGACTGCACGCCGATCGACCTGCACGCCGTGCGCGCTGAGAGCCGAGACGCAGGCGAGGACATGCTGCGCTGGATGGGGTGGGTTCCGGGTGCCCGGGAGAGCCGCGCTCTGCGCCTGGTGGTGGAGACCGTCGCGCGTAGAGATCGATACCTCTTCCGCCCGTCCGACGGGCATCCGCTGATGGATACCGGAGAGCTCACCGGCGTGGTGAAAGAAGTGCTTCGCAAGAAATTGCTGTCCGACGACACGGCCAGCAACGGGTTGATCGAATCCCAATTCAAGGCAATAGTTGCCTCGGGTGCACAGAATGACCTGCAGACCCTCACCACCGAGTCGGGCGACCGCACTCCCCCGGCGATCATCTTCATGCGTCCGGCATTCGGCGCAGACGACCCGGTGGTCGACGTCGACTACAGCCAGCAGGTGTTGCTCGACGACATCGCCGGCACCGACGCCCGGCTTCTCGTGGTGCGGATGGCCGGGACCGGACACGCGAATCCCAAGCAGCAGCCGGGGATCTACAACGCTGCCATCGACACCAAGGTGGCACCGTTCCTCGACCGGATGGACAAGCGTACGGACACATCGGTGATGATCACGCCGGACATAGACGTCGCGGGGGCAGTCAGCTCGCCGTGA
- a CDS encoding alpha/beta fold hydrolase, producing MTESKPDLVLLHGVTMSGSAWSDVIPLLSQAHRVHAPTALGHRGGAPAPDRRPVTLGDMVDDAERILDDLGLDRPHLAGNSMGGWMSIELARRGRAASVCALSPAGMWSIGSASQDHAVARLRREVALTRVSRPIAPLALKLAAVRRIAMRDIAWRADRLTPAAALTAADDLLGCAVTVDLLGTREHLEPLDPLPCPITVAWGQHDRIFPVDVNGAIARDRIPQAAFTVLTGVGHVPMIDDPALVADTIIGTIGAARSN from the coding sequence ATGACCGAGAGCAAACCCGACCTGGTCCTACTCCACGGCGTGACGATGTCCGGATCGGCGTGGTCCGACGTGATCCCACTGTTGTCGCAGGCTCACCGAGTACATGCGCCCACCGCACTCGGTCATCGAGGCGGCGCGCCGGCACCGGACCGCCGACCTGTCACCCTCGGCGACATGGTCGACGATGCCGAGCGCATCCTCGACGATCTCGGTCTCGACCGACCACATCTGGCAGGCAACTCGATGGGTGGCTGGATGTCCATCGAATTGGCACGCCGCGGTCGCGCTGCAAGCGTTTGTGCGTTGTCTCCGGCAGGTATGTGGTCGATCGGGAGCGCAAGCCAGGATCACGCGGTTGCGCGTCTACGTCGCGAGGTCGCTCTGACAAGGGTCAGCAGGCCGATCGCCCCACTGGCACTGAAACTCGCAGCCGTGCGGCGAATTGCCATGCGCGACATCGCCTGGCGCGCGGATCGACTGACACCTGCCGCGGCTCTCACTGCGGCAGATGACCTTCTGGGGTGCGCGGTGACCGTCGATCTCCTCGGTACCCGCGAGCACCTCGAACCGCTCGACCCCCTGCCGTGCCCGATCACTGTCGCATGGGGGCAGCACGACCGGATCTTCCCTGTCGACGTCAACGGCGCCATCGCGCGAGATCGCATTCCGCAGGCCGCGTTCACGGTGCTGACCGGCGTCGGTCATGTTCCGATGATCGACGACCCGGCTCTCGTGGCCGACACCATCATCGGCACCATCGGTGCGGCCCGTTCGAACTGA
- a CDS encoding LLM class F420-dependent oxidoreductase: MELGLHIADFTYPAGPSGLADDLVTIAQTAEAQGFAKLSVMDHLWQIGPVGPVDTDMLEAYTALGYLAAVTEKVDLLAWVTATVYREPGLLAKAVTTLDVLSKGRAYLGIGAAWNEEECVGLGLPFPSTAERFERLEETLQICLQMWSDDNGAYDGKHYRLGSTLNVPQALRRPHPPILIGGSGEKKTLRMVAQYAQACNLFGGPDVEHKLNVLRSHCESLGTDYDAIEKTVMFPLDPGTGGANVDELLGQLKPLADLGVTHVHGWVPGVAEITPLEILGDRVIPVIADW; the protein is encoded by the coding sequence ATGGAACTCGGATTGCATATCGCGGACTTCACCTACCCTGCCGGACCGTCCGGACTGGCCGACGATCTGGTCACCATCGCGCAGACAGCTGAGGCGCAGGGATTCGCCAAGCTCAGCGTGATGGACCACCTCTGGCAGATCGGCCCCGTCGGCCCTGTCGACACCGACATGCTCGAGGCCTACACGGCGCTCGGCTACCTGGCCGCCGTGACCGAGAAGGTCGACCTCCTCGCCTGGGTGACGGCCACCGTCTATCGCGAGCCCGGACTGCTCGCCAAAGCAGTCACGACTCTTGATGTGCTGTCCAAGGGTCGGGCCTATCTGGGCATCGGCGCGGCCTGGAACGAAGAAGAATGCGTGGGCCTGGGTCTGCCGTTCCCGAGCACGGCCGAGCGGTTCGAGCGCCTCGAAGAGACCTTGCAGATCTGCCTCCAGATGTGGAGCGATGACAACGGGGCCTACGACGGCAAGCACTACCGTCTTGGAAGCACACTCAATGTGCCACAAGCGTTGCGCCGGCCCCACCCGCCGATCCTGATCGGCGGCAGCGGAGAGAAGAAGACCCTGCGGATGGTCGCTCAGTATGCGCAGGCGTGCAACCTGTTCGGCGGACCCGATGTGGAACACAAGCTGAATGTCCTTCGCTCGCACTGTGAGTCACTCGGCACCGACTATGACGCGATCGAGAAAACCGTCATGTTCCCTCTCGACCCGGGGACAGGTGGCGCGAACGTCGACGAGCTGCTCGGGCAACTCAAACCGCTGGCAGATCTGGGTGTCACCCACGTTCACGGCTGGGTTCCGGGGGTTGCCGAAATCACGCCGCTGGAGATCCTCGGTGACCGCGTCATTCCCGTGATCGCGGACTGGTAG